AGGAGCAGGAGGACGGCAACGGTCCAGGTTAAGGTTCGGTTCATCAGGTGTTCAGTTTGGTAAGGGAAAAACGAATGACAAAGAAATTGATAAGTATAAGGAGAGTCAGCAGTACGAAGCCAAGTATAACCGAGGCATCGGAAGGCTGGCGGATAAGCGTGGCCACTTCAGTATAGGCAAACACATCTGCCAGGAGCAGCAGGCCAAGCAGCAGCAGGTAAAGGGGTTTCATGGCGATGGTTTTTAGCCGTTTGTAAAGGCAATATATAGAAAATTTTCTATTCTAACTTGTCTTAAACCCAATTGCTGAGAAGAGCTGAGAAGAAACAAGTATGGCCGGATTGGCAGGCGTGGCTGCTTTTGCTATTTAAGTATGATCCTTTGCGGAGCTTTTGCCAGTGCGGGTTTCAGCCAGGCCGGAGAGGTAGAGCAGGCGGAAGTATGCGCTGCAAGTATTATTTGAACGGAGCCTTGCTTTAGAAGAATTGTACTCTTGAGAGGACCGCAGGAGTGTTTCCACCAGCTTTAAGCCAGCGTTAGGACCACATTGCCAATTTTCTGCCCTGTCTCCACATACCTGTAAGCTTCCACGATCTGCTCTAAGGTATAACTCCGGTCCAGCACCGGCTTAAACTCCTTTTGCGCTACCAGTTGCCCGAGGAACTCTACATCGGCTTTGCTGATGGTTGGAATCGGGAACATCACCTTTTTGCCCTTCCGCAGTGGCGTGAGCAGTGCCAGGTAAACATTCTCCCAGTTTTTGCCAAGCTCGGTAGAGATATAAATCCCGTTCTCGGTCAGCACCGGTTTGCAGTGCCCAAAGGAGGTTTTGCCAACGGCATCCAGCACCAGGTCATACTTGCGGCCTGCCCGGGCATAATCTTCCTGCGTGTAATCGATCACCACATCAGCCCCCAGGGACTTGACAAGCGGAACACGTTGAGTATGGCAAACAGCCGTTACGTGCGCCCCGAAATGTTTGAGCAGCTGCACTGCCGCCGAGCCGATAGCGCCCGTTGCCCCATACACCAGCACCGCTTGCCCGGCAGTTACGTTTGCTGCCCGGATGTGGCCTAGCGCATAGTGGGCACCTTCGGTGATCGGGGCCGCTTCTTCGTAGGTCAGGCCTTCGGGCATGGTCGTAAAGGCGTCGTTTTCCACTAATGTCATGTACTGGCCATGTCCGCCGCACTTCTTGTCGTTATAGCCGAACACATTTTCCCCGACTTTTACAGATTGCACGGCCTTGCCCACTGCTTCTACCTGGCCGGCAAACTCACAACCCAGCGTTTGGTAATTGGGCCGGAGCAGGCCGCTCCAGAACCTCGAAATGAAATATTCGGCACTCCGGAACCCGCTGTCGGTGCGGTTAACCGTCGAGGCGTAGACCCGCACCAGCACTTCATTGTCTTTGGGCTTTGGCTTGGCAACTTCCTGTATACTGACCACTTCGGGAGGTCCGTACCGGGTATGTACTGCTGCTTTCATGCGTGTAAGGGCTTATACTTTATACTTGTTGCCAGCGCATAGGCTAGGAGCAGAAAGTAAAATTGCAAGCGCGAGCTTGAAGCTCCTGCCTTGCCATTATCTTCTTATATGAGATAGCACGTTTGTTGGCCTCTTGCTGGCACGAGTTTGTAGCTTGTGTGTGGGTACTGTCTTTTAAAATGGCTTGAAGTATGAGCTTCAAGTTTGTACTGGCGCGAGCTGGCTTTCACCCTGCACAATTTCTTCAATGATCTCGAGTATCTTCTCATTCTTTACTATTGTGAGCCCGACTCTTTCTGAAGATATCCCGTCCTTTAGTTTATAACTGTAGACCGGCGTATCACCTTCGAGTATTGATTCCAGCTGCTTAAAGGTGATATTCTGCAACTTTACCAACTCCTGACAAACTTCTACAATATGAGTAGAAATGAAGAAGAGGGATGATCTTATTTCTGCAAACTTCGATGTGATCAATAGCGTGGCATCAAAGGCATCCTTGACATTGGTTCCTCTGAAAAGCTCATCGAAGATCACAAAGACCTTCTTCTTCTCTTTTATCTTCAGCGCAATCTCCTTCACCCTTCTTACTTCGCTGTAGTAGTGGCTGTAGCCTTTATAAATGCTGTCAGAGATGTTTATGGTGGAGTATAGTCCGCTAAAAACGGACGTCTCCATAGCGCTTGCCGGTACAGGAAAACCAATGTGTGCAAGGAATATACATAGCCCCACTGTTTTTAAAAAAGTAGACTTCCCAGCCATGTTAGCCCCTGAAACAAAGCACAAGTTGCTGTTCTCATTTAATGCAATGCTGTTCAGGACCGGCTCCTCCAAAAGCGGATGGAAAAGGTTTTCAATTCTTAGCAGGGGCTTTGGAGACGCGCTAATTTTAGCAAAGGAGAGACCTTTGTTTCGCGCTATTTCAGCCACAGAAGCAAAGGCATCCAGCAGGTCGGTTAGTTTCAGCAAATTACTTATTCTTTCCTTCTCCTGCTTTCTGATAAGCCCGTCTAAACGGCTTACATGTCGGAAAGTAACCTGCTTAAGGTTAGGCTTAAGAAAGCTGTTGAATTCGGGAGCATTTTGTACCGCTTCAACCTCCTCTTTAAGTTGAATAAAAAAGGGAGGCAGATCATACTTTGCTAAGGAGTCGACAATATTGGAAAGATTCAGCAGATGATCCCTTAAAAACTCAACGCCCCTGGCTATAAGGTTATATTCGTTGCTTACCTGTAGTTGGTTATTTAGCCAATGCGCACAGGAATCAATAAAATTGTCCCGCAAAACAGGTATGTTCAGGTTCAGATAAAGCTCTATAGCATAGAGCTTTTTTCTATCCAGCTCAAAACAAAAGCTGTTATCAAGTATAAACTTTATGGC
This window of the Pontibacter liquoris genome carries:
- a CDS encoding MutS-related protein — translated: MSFGLDLQTETDLNIFPLIMGDVSVLGFYDRTTTRGGSDALEHLMRTPTDNVDQLEYRVSAIKFILDNSFCFELDRKKLYAIELYLNLNIPVLRDNFIDSCAHWLNNQLQVSNEYNLIARGVEFLRDHLLNLSNIVDSLAKYDLPPFFIQLKEEVEAVQNAPEFNSFLKPNLKQVTFRHVSRLDGLIRKQEKERISNLLKLTDLLDAFASVAEIARNKGLSFAKISASPKPLLRIENLFHPLLEEPVLNSIALNENSNLCFVSGANMAGKSTFLKTVGLCIFLAHIGFPVPASAMETSVFSGLYSTINISDSIYKGYSHYYSEVRRVKEIALKIKEKKKVFVIFDELFRGTNVKDAFDATLLITSKFAEIRSSLFFISTHIVEVCQELVKLQNITFKQLESILEGDTPVYSYKLKDGISSERVGLTIVKNEKILEIIEEIVQGESQLAPVQT
- a CDS encoding NAD(P)-dependent alcohol dehydrogenase, whose protein sequence is MKAAVHTRYGPPEVVSIQEVAKPKPKDNEVLVRVYASTVNRTDSGFRSAEYFISRFWSGLLRPNYQTLGCEFAGQVEAVGKAVQSVKVGENVFGYNDKKCGGHGQYMTLVENDAFTTMPEGLTYEEAAPITEGAHYALGHIRAANVTAGQAVLVYGATGAIGSAAVQLLKHFGAHVTAVCHTQRVPLVKSLGADVVIDYTQEDYARAGRKYDLVLDAVGKTSFGHCKPVLTENGIYISTELGKNWENVYLALLTPLRKGKKVMFPIPTISKADVEFLGQLVAQKEFKPVLDRSYTLEQIVEAYRYVETGQKIGNVVLTLA